CTCAGTGGTCACAATAAAAACAGTTTTATCTATTACTACAGCTGTAACAATGAGAACAGTTCTAGCAATCACAGCCACAAAAGGAACTGAATCAAATGATACAATGCTTTGCATGCATATATGTAGAACTATCATGaatatgcatttttaaaaatgtcaataGTTTCATCTGGCAGTTTGTATGATAACATATATCCTCTAGCTTATGATAAGAAACTGATAAGtctgataaataataaatgtactaTTTCTATGCAGTTTTGTTTTGCCAGTGTATTttacacacagtgtttaaataCTCAGTGTTTAAATACTACATAGACATTTGTGTAACTGATTTCTTGATTAATAATTGTTAGTTGCCAATATCATCAGTAGTGACAGCGCTACATATAAGCATTGACCACATATCTGCACTTCAGTTGTTATTCACTGTAAcaccaacaaacaaaccagaCACAAACTAGTACCACCGTTACAACGTCCTCCTCCCTCCATAAAGCACCCACAGCCcagtacacacaaacacccataTACACACAACACGACAGCACACTGTACAGAACGAGAGCTGAGACGGACACCGACAGGTTGATATTTCGGTaccttcagagagagaagagaggaagcaGCTTCCCTGAACCCCAAAACAACTCCGCTGAGCCACGCCCAAGCCGCCCTTCTCCGAGTCTTCCCTAAAAACCACCTCCTGCAGGACTGAGACACAGCCAGGAAACACACATTGGCTTTTCTCTGCAGCACAGAGTGAGGGCCATGAAATACCACCAGCCTCgataaaacacaacacactatGAGGCTGATTATAGCCTGGAGCACTACAATAGTAGTGCCCGACCTGACTCAGCTTCATACAAAGCACAACAGATCATCTACAAAATGAATAGAAGAATTTatacaagaaaaacacacaaacttcCTGAGTCACATAGAGGACcatttaatgtgtgtttagttAATTACTCCAGCAAAATTGAGTGTTTAACTAGTGATTGTTCTCATTTTATATCTTCACTGTCAcaccaaaaaacatttttcacctTTTGACTGATAGTTGTCAGTTGTCATGTACAAACTTTTATGATGTAACAAATTAAGTAATTAATGAAATAGAAGCGCTCCATATTTTAAATGatctaaaataaaatcatatattCAGTAATGTATATATGATGTATGTATGCTGTGATGAATGGATCCAGTACCATATATATAGTTAAATAGATTTTATGATCGTTTACAGCTAATGACTTGTCAACCTGTCAGCTTCtcagaagtcaatgtaaaaaaaaaaaagtcattctgaagcattattggtctattcatcatgaactttCAGGACAATATAAAACTGCATTATGTCAAATGTAAATATCAAAAATGTAAACTGTAATATAGCCAACTGTAttaacacttaaaaaaaaaatctatgacAAATATAGAAAATTGCCCATTGGTGGTAAAATTGCCTGGTATGGTAAGCATGATATAAATTATGGCATGGCCATTTAACTCACtagattttgtggagtcccgcagggttctattttagggcctatgaaactggtATAAATTGTGACAGCACTGAAGTGTGGGCTCACGTTCAGAGTTTAAAGTTTTTTAAGAATTGAATATATaagttttatacatttttattcgTTCACCATAAAATGTTTACACAGTGCAAAGAAATTGTAGtgtaaaaagctgaagataCGAGGATTTGATGTGACAATGGTAGTGGTGATATactgtgtataatgtgtatgtTAGAGAAAGATACCTGGGTACGGATGGATCCCATTAGTGAAGACGGCCTCTGCAGGTGGCTGCCCGTTGGCCTGAGGAGGGGGCAGTCCAGTGAATCCGTTGACGCTGATTGGTGAGGGGATGCTGGTCACCGTGGGTGCAGTGATGCCAGGGGGCGTACTTCCtcctaagagagagagagagagagagagagaaatgaaaagaaagaacCAAGATGAGATTTAATATGCTAGTGTCATTAATTCTGCTAATTATCTCTGATATATTCAGAACTTTTCTTGCAGAATGTGTTACTTTACTAAGTGCTGTTTATCTAGCCAACAAAAATAATCATTATGCAGTGATACTCtaaagtgaaaaacacattCATTAAAGAAGCTGCTGATAAAATCCCTGCAATGTAAGGAGAATGTTCAAATGAGtaatcatttaataattaaaagacttATAAACTTAGTCtttaaaatctaaaatatcTCTGCCTATGAAAATGAGTTTGCTAACTGgctctttattatttttattataatgaaatacaatcaaataaagaaagaaaataaactcattcattacagttaaaccattaaaaagaaaaaactatgTTGGTGTTCTGCTTTCTCTGACCTGACGTAGGGGTCATTGGTGCTCCGGGCAGGCCGTTGATGGTAGCCATGTGCTGCATCTGTGCTGCAGCAAATGCAGCCATAGGACTAAGGTAACCCCCCTGTCCCACAGATGCCATCAATGCTGCCTGCTGCTgcacctaacacacacacacacacacacatactataaTATGATATACATCTGatatatatagtgtacactacattgacaaaagtattgagacacctgctcattcatcgtttcttctacAATAAAGGGTGTTAAAAGTgagattatcctgcttttgttgaagtaactatgatggtagggtcagaatttgatttggcaccaacagcatgaacccATGGACCCAGCCTGTCTTGCATCAACAGTGTAATTGTGTGgagaatgttttcttggcacacttgaGGCCTGTTAACATCAATTGTTGCCTGTTAATATCAAGTATTGTTGCTTGTTGCTGAGCGTGTGCAatatcccttcatgaccacattGACCCTTCgtccagcatgatgatgatgcaccatgtcacagaGCAAAAGTCATCTCAAATTGCTGTCATGAACATAACAATTGAGTTCTGCGTTCTAGAGTGGCCTTCTCAGCTAACAGGTCTGAATCCAAAAGGTCATGAAAGTGGTCCTGAAAAAATTGAAGGAATCGTGTGACCAAAATCTCAAACATTCAATATCTTGTAGAATCCATGTCATAGAGAACTGACACAGTTTCCAATAAAaaagtaggaggaggaggagaagagtagagacATATTATGAGAGAGAGGAATTGAGAGAGAGCTTGCCTGTGCATAGGCTCCATACGCTCCAAACTGCAGGGCCATAGGATTGAAGATGCCCATCTGACCAGCCATCTGCTGCATGCGCCGAATGGTGCGTTCTTTATCTGTGTCTGCAAACTTCACAACCAGACTAGAGGAGGCGccctgacatacacacacacacacacgcacacagtgtttgtttttagaACTTGTCCGGACATGTGGCCATACAGTCTACTGTTTCTGAACTGAAATGTTGTTTCCTCTTAGATTTAGAAAATGAAACATGCACATACAGTCAGGATTGTTTTATTGCCCCTGACGTTAAAGGTTATAGAATTTGTGGGGGGATTTTGCCCCAAtccgatccgagtctcttaatgctgagtatcagccgattcCGATCtgatctgtatgtgtgtataaataatccagccccacagtgTAGATcggatgagctgctgattaatctgttcagtaaaatccctttattttttgtatcagtttcatagtgtttaatttaattcacTGTTTTAAGAAATTACCTGAACATGctcttttatagtgtttaatttcttataatccagtctgacctccctggactgatatctgtagTTGTTagtctactggtgtgtagtaactggtttatagtgggtgaatgtgctgtgtgtgatttgggattctatagcatgttagcattagctttagcctccactcggttctgaatgggctcttcaGTGCAGGTTTATAAACAAAGAAATTACAATATGTCTGGATAGGCCCCAACATCTCTCATTTTTATGCTATTCCCCATAGTCAGTATGTTAAGCATAACACCAAAAGCTCAGACATGCATATCTTATCACAAATATACTTTATTTAGACCCATCCCAACCCCACCGAGCTGTGTTCTGTACTCACAGGCATGGTCTGACTGCCATGTAGTGCACTGATGGCCGCCTGAGCCTCAGCGTGAGACGAGTACTTCACAAACGCACAACCTGATCAaaccgaacacacacacatttattttgaGTCAAAAACGCAATGGATTCATGCAGTTAACACTGTTTCTCTGTCACCTTGAAAAACCTcgtatttccatttttgctgCTTATCAGACTTTGACAAAATCAGACAGTTGTCCTTTACACTGAAAGAAAATCatgataaacggaccaatagaaatgcttcaaaatgacttctgtaaagctgcagttttggagataaGAGGTTTTTTTGTTGCATGACAGTGGACATATGAATATTATCAGTGGTTATAAGTCAAGGCTGTTATAACTGTttagacactatatggacaaaagtattaggacacctgcttattcactgttacttccgaaatcaagggtattaaaaaacagCGTATCCTTCTTcagctggagtaactgtctctactgtccagggatgtgggctttctactagattttgtaacactgctgtgaggatatgattgcattcagcatcaatagttaataaggtcaggatgttggatgatcaccagtccaccacatccccaactccccaacacatcctaaaagtactggatggagcaccacccataattccaaagaacacagttccactgctccacagctcaatgcccctctatacccctgtagcccacacttggcattacgcctggtgccaataggttcatgtttatctgctctagagagtcctattctattggcagtgcttctctacagggacagtcacacatctgtgtcagcagtgggcgCAACTAAAACAGCTGTTATTCATGTGATGGTGATGTATACAGCTAAATGAAGTAAATTCAGGGTCCCACGTGTCTCTGTGTTTGGTA
This sequence is a window from Salminus brasiliensis chromosome 18, fSalBra1.hap2, whole genome shotgun sequence. Protein-coding genes within it:
- the celf4 gene encoding CUGBP Elav-like family member 4 isoform X5, whose product is MNRPIQVKPADSESRGEDRKLFVGMLNKQQCEDDVRRLFESFGSIEECTILRGPDGNSKGCAFVKYSSHAEAQAAISALHGSQTMPGASSSLVVKFADTDKERTIRRMQQMAGQMGIFNPMALQFGAYGAYAQVQQQAALMASVGQGGYLSPMAAFAAAQMQHMATINGLPGAPMTPTSGGSTPPGITAPTVTSIPSPISVNGFTGLPPPQANGQPPAEAVFTNGIHPYPVLQEVVFREDSEKGGLGVAQRSCFGVQGSCFLSSLSEAQSPTAADPLQQAYAGVQQYAAAYPAAYGQISQAFPQPPPIIPQQQREGPEGCNLFIYHLPQEFGDGELMQMFLPFGNVISSKVFVDRATNQSKCFGFVSFDNPGSAQAAIQSMNGFQIGMKRLKVQLKRPKDANRPY